A portion of the Fulvia fulva chromosome 1, complete sequence genome contains these proteins:
- a CDS encoding ATP-dependent DNA helicase II subunit 2, whose translation MAGKEATVYIVDVGASMGNKRYGRDKKDLDWALEYVWDKITATVQTGRKTAMAALVALRSDDTDNPMDSEESYQNIKVLQGLGQVLMPDVRRLRNELVVSDTHAGDAISSLVVAVQMIAETCKKLKYDRKIVLVTDARASMETDDLPQIKKKIQEDGIDLFIVGVDFDDPEYGFKEESKDQLKLDNEEIFRQFCEDCNGTFGTLAQAVEAMQVPRTKSTRPVPSYKGFLTLGNPELFEDALTIDVERYPKTMVAKAPTASKFVVRHGVAEATQSSATLSNGDNAPADEGDGLANIVTARTYQVDDENAPGGKKDVKREELSKGYEYGRTAVHISESDQNVTAFESKQGLDIIGFVTKAQYQRYLDLSRSNMIVSQKHNDKASMALSSFIHALYELDSYAVARLVPKDMKDPKVIILAPNIEPDFECLYDIELPFAEDLRSYKFPPLDRVVTVSGKVLKVHRNLPADELQDAMSDYVDSMDLSTFGKDDEGEDAEYAQFDETFSPMLHRLNQVIKHRAVYPEAQIPGPYDILIKYSHPPEDLVEKARPALDRVIKAGEVKKVPAKARGKRYSRKEAPKPLSDLDVTALLAQDPNRKNKRIDPKNAVPEFKQILENAEDEEQLADACKQLKNIVYDWIKHSVGDSNYGRAVEAIRVMREGMIELEFPGPYNAFLKELKEKTLGDDLGGERREMWYRVRVNRMKPILKGECEASEVTEEDAKQWMSMQLV comes from the coding sequence ATGGCAGGCAAGGAGGCCACCGTGTACATCGTCGACGTCGGGGCGTCGATGGGCAACAAGCGCTACGGTCGAGACAAGAAGGACCTTGACTGGGCTCTGGAATATGTTTGGGACAAGATCACAGCAACTGTCCAAACGGGCAGAAAGACGGCAATGGCTGCTCTGGTGGCCTTACGAAGTGACGACACTGATAATCCTATGGACTCGGAAGAATCTTACCAGAACATCAAGGTTCTGCAAGGGCTCGGTCAGGTCTTGATGCCTGATGTTCGAAGACTACGAAACGAACTTGTCGTGAGCGATACACACGCCGGTGATGCCATTTCTTCCCTGGTAGTCGCTGTTCAGATGATCGCGGAGACATGCAAGAAGCTGAAGTACGATCGAAAGATTGTCTTGGTCACCGATGCTCGCGCATCGATGGAAACAGACGATCTTCCACAGATCAAGAAGAAGATCCAGGAAGACGGCATTGACCTCTTCATTGTTGGTGTCGACTTTGATGATCCCGAGTATGGCTTCAAGGAGGAATCCAAAGATCAGCTCAAGCTCGATAATGAAGAGATCTTTCGTCAATTTTGCGAAGACTGCAACGGCACGTTCGGTACGCTAGCACAAGCTGTCGAGGCAATGCAAGTGCCGAGAACAAAGTCGACTAGGCCTGTCCCCAGCTACAAAGGCTTTCTCACTCTTGGTAACCCGGAGCTGTTCGAAGATGCACTGACAATAGATGTGGAGCGCTACCCGAAAACCATGGTCGCCAAAGCTCCTACAGCCAGCAAGTTCGTGGTGAGGCATGGAGTTGCAGAAGCAACACAAAGCTCCGCCACTTTGTCCAATGGCGATAATGCCCCAGCCGACGAAGGCGATGGGCTTGCCAACATTGTGACCGCCAGAACATACCaagtcgacgacgagaatgcTCCAGGTGGCAAGAAAGATGTCAAGCGTGAGGAGCTTTCGAAAGGCTACGAATATGGCAGGACAGCTGTGCACATCTCCGAAAGTGATCAGAATGTCACAGCGTTTGAGTCGAAGCAAGGCCTCGATATCATCGGCTTTGTTACCAAGGCACAGTATCAGCGATACCTGGATCTGTCAAGATCGAACATGATTGTCTCGCAAAAGCACAACGACAAGGCTTCCATGGCGTTGTCTTCCTTCATACACGCACTGTACGAGCTTGACTCTTACGCCGTCGCGAGACTTGTGCCGAAAGACATGAAGGACCCCAAGGTCATCATCTTGGCACCCAACATCGAGCCGGACTTCGAATGCCTGTATGATATCGAGCTACCGTTCGCGGAAGACTTGAGGAGCTACAAATTCCCACCGCTGGACCGTGTGGTCACTGTAAGCGGCAAAGTGCTGAAGGTTCATCGCAACTTACCGGCCGATGAGCTTCAAGACGCGATGAGCGACTATGTAGATAGCATGGACTTGTCAACGTTCGGCAAGGATGACGAAGGTGAGGATGCCGAGTATGCACAGTTTGATGAGACCTTCAGCCCGATGCTGCATCGCCTGAATCAAGTCATCAAGCATCGTGCTGTGTATCCTGAAGCACAGATCCCGGGGCCTTACGACATATTGATCAAGTATTCGCATCCCCCTGAAGATTTGGTCGAGAAGGCCAGACCAGCACTAGACAGAGTGATCAAGGCCGGTGAAGTGAAAAAGGTGCCGGCCAAGGCTCGTGGCAAGCGATATAGCAGGAAAGAGGCACCGAAACCACTCTCTGACCTTGATGTGACTGCATTGCTCGCGCAAGATCCAAATCGCAAGAACAAGCGAATCGATCCCAAAAACGCAGTGCCGGAGTTCAAGCAGATTTTGGAAAACGCCGAGGACGAAGAGCAGCTGGCTGATGCATGCAAGCAGCTCAAGAATATCGTTTACGACTGGATCAAGCATTCGGTCGGCGACTCCAACTACGGGCGAGCTGTCGAGGCCATACGCGTGATGCGTGAAGGCATGATCGAACTCGAATTCCCTGGGCCATACAACGCCTTCCTCAAAGAGCTGAAGGAGAAGACGCTTGGGGACGATCTTGGCGGAGAACGGAGGGAGATGTGGTACCGGGTCAGAGTCAACAGGATGAAGCCTATCTTGAAGGGTGAATGTGAGGCGAGCGAGGTCACGGAGGAAGATGCCAAGCAGTGGATGTCCATGCAACTGGTTTGA
- a CDS encoding Maltose permease MAL61, whose amino-acid sequence MAETRVRNEEKKEDFIVHGAEDELHNTESMKQTVVDAKRASDNEQSMTLMEGIRLYPKAVGWSVLISTCIAMEGYDVTLTNNFYAFDTFNRKYSVQFADGTYQVPASWQAGLSNGVNIGEMIGLLLNVMGYLVALIGYIAIFFNAQNVETLLVGGILCGIPCGVFQTLTITYASEVCPVALRGYLTTYVNFCWGLGQLIAIGVIKSVLHRTDEWAYRIPYALQWMWPVPLLIGVALAPESPWWLVRKERLEDAKKALLRLTNLNRETDFNADETIAVMVHTTALEEKITNGASYLDCFRGTDLRRTEIVCMCWAMQNLAGNSLSNYSTYFLENAGLSQSNSYSFAMGQYAINMVGVFGAWGLMTAGVGRRSLYFYGLCGLTVMLFIMGFLGLVPDSHRDAAGLATGSMMIVWALVYQLTVGTVCYSLVAELSTRRLAIKTVVLGRNLYIVIGIVCSVLTPYMLNPSAWDWGNYAGFFWAGSSFLCAVYTYFRVPEPKGRTFAELDLLFERHISARDFAKTKVNVFKEVVDAGVMAQRNDSLKAVQ is encoded by the exons ATGGCAGAGACCAGAGTACGTAACGAAGAGAAGAAAGAGGACTTCATAGTACACGGAGCTGAAGATGAGCTGCACAACACCGAGTCCATGAAACAGACTGTCGTCGACGCGAAGAGAGCTTCCGACAATGAGCAAAGCATGACTTTAATGGAAGGCATTCGCCTGTACCCCAAAGCTGTGGGGTGGTCAGTCTTAATCTCGACGTGTATAGCCATGGAAGGCTACGATGTGACTTTGACGAATAACTTTTATGCTTTTGATACGTTCAACAGG AAATACAGCGTGCAATTTGCCGATGGGACGTATCAAGTCCCAGCCTCCTGGCAAGCCGGCCTTAGCAACGGCGTCAACATCGGTGAGATGATCGGACTCCTTCTCAACG TGATGGGCTACCTGGTGGCGCTTATCGGCTATATCGCCATTTTCTTCAATGCGCAGAACGTCGAGACGCTTCTGGTCGGCGGGATACTGTGTGGTATCCCCTGCGGAGTGTTCCAAACATTGACCATCACGTATGCCTCCGAAGTCTGCCCTGTCGCATTGCGAGGCTATCTCACCACCTATGTGAACTTCTGTTGGGGACTAGGACAGTTGATCGCCATCGGTGTGATCAAAAGTGTGCTGCACCGGACCGATGAGTGGGCGTACAGAATTCCCTATGCGTTGCAGTGGATGTGGCCAGTCCCTCTCCTGATTGGTGTGGCCCTCGCTCCAGAGTCACCCTGGTGGCTGGTACGCAAAGAGCGTCTTGAAGATGCGAAGAAGGCTCTGCTGCGTCTGACCAATTTGAATCGTGAGACCGATTTCAACGCCGACGAGACTATCGCTGTGATGGTTCACACCACTGCACTCGAAGAGAAAATCACCAATGGAGCTTCTTACCTGGACTGCTTCAGAGGCACCGACTTGCGAAGGACCGAAATTGTGTGCATGTGCTGGGCGATGCAGAACTTGGCAGGCAACAGTTTGAGCAACTATTCGACCTATTTCCTGGAGAACGCCGGCCTCTCCCAGTCCAACTCGTACTCCTTCGCAATGGGACAGTACGCCATCAACATGGTCGGTGTCTTTGGCGCGTGGGGTCTGATGACAGCAGGAGTGGGTCGTCGCTCGCTCTACTTCTACGGACTCTGCGGACTGACCGTAATGCTCTTCATCATGGGCTTCCTCGGTCTGGTGCCAGATTCGCACCGCGATGCAGCTGGTCTTGCGACAGGATCTATGATGATTGTATGGGCCTTGGTATACCAGCTGACAGTCGGTACTGTCTGTTATTCGCTGGTCGCCGAACTGTCCACGCGAAGACTTGCAATCAAGACCGTCGTTCTTGGAAGGAATCTGTACATCGTAATTGGTATCGTTTGCTCGGTGCTTACCCCTTATATGCTCAATCCAAGTGCGTGGGACTGGGGCAACTATGCGGGCTTT TTCTGGGCCGGGAGCTCCTTTCTTTGCGCTGTTTACACATATTTCAGGGTCCCGGAACCCAAAGGAAGGACATTTGCGGAGCTCGACTTGCTCTTTGAGCGCCATATCAGCGCAAGGGACTTTGCGAAGACGAAAGTCAATGTCTTCAAGGAGGTGGTCGATGCGGGAGTCATGGCTCAACGTAACGATTCTCTGAAGGCCGTCCAATGA
- a CDS encoding Platelet-activating factor acetylhydrolase 2, cytoplasmic: MTLLPSACRPRSIKGTLKYAACSLVAFYLFYCLILDMPFLSSKLPNYSGSFDVGVVDIEAPCEKRRIADAVLKDTGAPVFELETVLFSLYYPSVKDAFSRVQHHPWVSKPLGLTGEGYARFAKINNFLTNNVFTFGLWMLAGSTIIPANVDVPLHGTAKPYHAYQAPYLDYDQEHPLDDYGLPKFPIIVFSHGMASSRNSYTQYCGELASRGYIVAAIEHRDGSGPGTVIMNGTQSRTFFHVSPEMLDPVPEIADFKTMQLDMRQAEVEETVRILRAINDGRGAEVYKSNARMEGQDLAEFKSRLMMDRVVIGGHSYGATLALQTLRGGPSEKLPFVGAIILDPGKQSGPLNDDINVPVLIVHSQSWSARHTIFQGRPHFQVVKDLVRKVIDEKKKFAWFVTAKGTTHPSVTDAPLIEPFLLAWTTGSTIDARQGVLQYVKISRQFMHFLDDEHRQSILKEEITHPEYDDEPARSFNPVVEKYWQIHMAPAAYCPAPRYCGLDDPDDMDKE, encoded by the coding sequence ATGACTTTGCTGCCATCCGCTTGTCGGCCGCGGAGCATCAAAGGCACGCTCAAGTATGCCGCCTGCTCCCTCGTGGCCTTCTATCTCTTTTACTGCTTGATCCTCGACATGCCTTTCCTGAGCTCCAAGCTTCCAAACTACTCGGGCAGCTTCGACGTTGGCGTTGTCGACATCGAGGCACCGTGTGAGAAACGGCGGATAGCAGACGCTGTGCTGAAGGATACTGGAGCTCCCGTCTTTGAACTCGAGACTGTCCTGTTCTCCCTATACTACCCTTCAGTGAAGGATGCCTTTTCTCGAGTCCAACACCACCCATGGGTCTCGAAACCCCTCGGCCTGACGGGCGAAGGATATGCAAGATTCGCCAAGATCAACAACTTTCTCACGAACAATGTCTTCACATTTGGTCTGTGGATGTTAGCTGGAAGCACAATCATCCCGGCCAATGTCGATGTCCCTCTGCACGGCACCGCCAAGCCATATCATGCCTACCAAGCGCCTTACCTCGACTACGATCAAGAACACCCTCTCGACGACTATGGATTACCCAAGTTCCCGATCATCGTCTTCTCCCACGGAATGGCCTCGAGCCGGAACAGCTACACGCAATACTGTGGTGAGCTGGCCTCGAGAGGTTACATTGTAGCTGCCATTGAGCATAGAGATGGATCAGGTCCCGGGACTGTGATCATGAACGGGACACAGTCACGGACGTTCTTTCACGTCAGTCCTGAGATGCTGGACCCTGTCCCAGAGATCGCAGACTTCAAAACCATGCAACTGGACATGAGGCAGGCCGAAGTAGAAGAGACAGTGCGCATACTGCGAGCGATCAACGATGGTCGAGGAGCTGAGGTGTACAAGAGCAATGCGAGGATGGAGGGTCAGGATCTGGCGGAGTTCAAGAGCAGGCTGATGATGGACCGAGTCGTCATTGGAGGTCACTCCTATGGCGCAACGCTCGCTCTGCAAACACTCAGAGGTGGGCCTTCAGAGAAATTACCTTTCGTAGGCGCTATCATTCTGGATCCTGGCAAGCAGAGTGGTCCACTCAACGACGACATCAACGTCCCAGTGTTGATCGTGCACTCTCAATCCTGGTCAGCGCGGCACACTATTTTCCAAGGTAGGCCGCACTTTCAGGTGGTCAAGGACCTAGTCCGCAAAGTCATCGACGAGAAGAAGAAATTTGCCTGGTTCGTGACAGCCAAAGGTACGACCCATCCTTCAGTGACAGATGCGCCACTGATCGAGCCGTTCCTCCTGGCCTGGACAACTGGATCTACTATCGATGCAAGGCAGGGCGTGCTGCAATACGTCAAGATATCACGACAATTTATGCATTTCCTGGATGATGAACACAGACAGAGTATCCTGAAGGAAGAGATAACTCATCCGGAGTACGATGATGAGCCAGCGCGGTCGTTCAACCCTGTCGTGGAGAAATACTGGCAAATACACATGGCTCCGGCTGCGTATTGCCCAGCGCCACGCTACTGCGGCTTGGACGATCCCGACGACATGGATAAGGAGTGA